TATCTGGCTTTACCTCTCCAGGTAAAATTAAATTCTCATTTTTAAACCCAAAATTTATTGTTATACTAGTTGAATTATGTGTAAATGGGTTATAGATAAGCAATTTCAGATGTGGAGATATTAaacaattttagaaaaaaaagggTATTAAACTTCCTGGGTCACTAAGATTACCTTAAGTTATAAAATGAtcattaaactttattttgttacaaaatagttactaaactataccttttgttacaagggggtgtcacccatataaaacgcaccgttttcaagctaaaattgttacaaaaaaaacactaaacttttcatgaattacaaaaaaagtcATCAagttatactttttattacaaaaaggtcattaaactatgtccctttttgtaatttttgcttGCCATGTAAGAAAAAACGTTGCGTTTTATACGAGTGACACCCCTTTctaacaaaaggtatagttcggtgaccattttgtaacaaaataaagttcggtgataattttgtaatttaaggtAACCCTAATGacctagggagtttaatatcttACAAAAAAACCATCGAATTTTTTCAGTTGGTACAGATAGCCTATTGTACttaaaaaaaagtacatataacCACCTGAACTCAATTTTTTGGTACAAATAACCCACTGCCATTAACAAAATCTTAACTCCGTTAAGTTTATAAATACgaggtacaaaaaaaccatcATACTTTTTAAAACAGACAAATATAACCCTATAAAACATTAAACCTTATATTCATTTTTAGACAATTATATTATTACCTTAATAAAGGTATatattcattataattttagaaaataccaTGTAAATTATAGATATAGTAtttgaaacataaaattatttttcaatcaataataacatatataaattattaattcttattatatattttttaaaatatctatatatatactgaaatattataaatatataataatattatcattactaagaatataataataataataataataataataataataataataataaactacagctattttaataaaaatattatataataaccAACGAGTTGTTGCTCAAACGGTATAAGTATTGGACAACAAAACTGTCAAGATCGTGGATTCAATTCTTCTCACAAACGCTCCTCCTCCctcaattataaataaatatatcatataatattaaatttacatataattatatattatgataattatatttaaatttaaatttagaaatattttagtataaatataaatatattttaaaatttacatatgattatttttttaataaacatctcatattataatttttaaactttagtATTTATACTTCCGTGTGCGCGCGCACGCGTGTGtgcataaaaatatttttcaatcaatgttaaatataacttataaattttacatatttttaaaatacaaatataaaataatatatatatatatatacatattatatttttagaatttattattattatacatttataatatattagtatataaatagatattttaaaaatgtgtaaaaattaacaatatataTAAGCCATTAGtgaatgaaaaatatttttatatttcaaatactatatatataatttacatggtattttctaaaattataatgaatacaTACCTTTATTAAGGTAATAATATAATtgtctaaaaaattaaatataaggtTTAATGTTTTATAGGATTATATTTGTCCGTTTTAAAAAGTATGCTGTTTGTTTTGTACCTCATACTTATAAACTTAATGGAGTTAAGATTTTTTAACGGCAGCGGGTTTTTTGTACCAAAGAAATCGAGTTCAGGTGgttatatgtactttttttaGTACAATGTGCTATTTGTACAAACTGAAAAATTTCAATggttttttatatcttttaccaaaaaaatataaacaattgGAAATTTGGTTCAGCTGAATTACACTGTCAATTAATCAATAGTTGAACCGGTTAAATCGCTGGTTTAACCAGCTGAACCAAACATAGAGATCATAAACAAATATATCAATCGGGTAAATATCCAAAATTTGTcgccatttttatatttttattttattttattaaaaccgTTAGAGCATCAATCGAACTGTAATGGCCAGGCATGGGCTTAGACTTAGGCCTTTAGAGcatcaaaattattatataaagcCCACATATCTAagggtttttttttatgaaaaagcccaattttatagaataaatataaaagaccaaatgtcaagaaaaaggccaaaagtttacataaaCTTTCatttatatccaaacctttcaaagaTATTGATATCGTCCTTTAAACATGCatgagttttattttaaaaatgtctaTATTATTCCAAAACATAGATTTTCGTTTTaaaatgtaaacgtttgtcaaaAACTTTGATTTGCtattaaatgaaaaacaaatatttaaaaaattaaatgctaattaattaagaaacaaatgtaAGTGATAagctctaacttaggaagacgtttctaaataggactcatgtctgaataagcaAAGATCACGCCAAATCAGGGTCAATCCCTATAAAATAGGATTCACTTTTCTACTACAACACTGCtaggtatgcaatcatctactataaaatgAGCATGAGATATGCCTAAAACCACAATTaaattcatatactcaaaacgctcctcaaaactctaaactgactttagcgttggagagttaatcggacaaccaccgtccgattaGCTTCTATCCTGTTTTGCAGGCCTCATTCACcagttcagaaggcagactccatcagttataaaatgaaaaattataaaaattaatttttaattttttaaaataaataataccacAACTAAAcactaaatttcatttttttagtttttttttaattaacaaatataTTTCCCACAATTAAATAGGGTCTTACCACTTCAGTATTTACTATTTATTGTTCGGCTCTCAGCATGAGACCAACAAAATATATACGGCCCtattaaattttgtatttatatattttttgctGATACTTAGTTCTCAACCAGATTCTCCACTTTCAGTCTCACCTATTTATATAACCATTATAAAGTGAAGTCATCGGCATTTCTTAACTTAGTAAGCAATTCATACTGACATattcttaaaatttaaagaaaactgAACATAAAACAAGTCTGTGatttcttaattaaaattatgaaactgaAGCTTTGTACTTGATGTTATCGATAATGTTTTTAAGCTTTGCAGGTGTCAAAGGCTTCTCCTGAAAATCATCTAAGCCCGCTTCCATAAATTCTTCTACTTCTGATGATGATGATCTTGTGGATACACCCGCAATTGTGCTGCGTATCCCCATGCCACGTAGCTGCTTTGTTGCCTATCACCATTAGTACGTAACATTTTAGCAAAAACATAATCATAATATTGTTTTGttgataatatttttgttgGTTACAACCTTTTCTTTCTGAAGTTTAGTTATAAAACTTAAAACCGTATTATGTTTTAGTGACTCCGGCATATTTTTAAATGAAGTCCATATACAATTTATGTCTACTTGACTGCCGGATTTCACtataaaatttcaaactttaaaaaatgaaaagtttacaTTATAAAGACGTGTGAAGTGTCCCTGTTTACGCTTAGGcataaataatttgaattttattagaatttcTAATAATTACTGAAAGCATGGCAAGAACATTACCAATTTATAAAAGTTGAGTACCAAAATGCAGGAAAAGAAAAAGTACGATAACCTTCAGAATCAATTACTTCGTAATTCTTCCTGTGGCCATagcttatatttttttttggtaaaaatcTCGGTATTATATTAAGCTCAAAAACTATTCACACACAATAtcacaaaaagataaaaagatgTACAAAGTATAAGAAACTCTACTCTGCTATTCAAATCGAAaagttttatattcaaaaaataaaaaatgtgttgaactatatatgtataatacctCGATGCCATTCATGATAGGCATATCCCTGTCCATCAGAATGAGGTCAAACTTTCTGCCTGAACAAATAATCTCAATAGCTTCTTTCCCATTTCTCACCTCCTGATTTTCTATTCCAAGATTTTCCAAAATCTTTCGATGAATTTTACGATTTATAGCATCATCATCCACGACGAGGGCCGACATTTTCGTTTGAAACTTCTCATGATTTCCATTTTTGCAGCTTGTTGTTGTCACCATTTTCAAATTGCTTGTCTTCTTAAATTCAAACTCCATGAAAACTAACAAAACCTAGCAAGTGATAATGATGATGAGTTtaagaatgaaataaaaaatttagagcCAATAATTGTAAAAGACGAAATGAAAAGTAGAATCAGTTGGATTGTGTTAGAAATCAGGAGAGATCTATAAGATATGATTTATTTCCTCATTTGAACATTTACATAATGAACAAGTTTCATggaatctttcatttttttgcatgaaaaattaaatgatatactGTTCACTTTGACGGCTACATGTgatcttatttttcttttctttttcaccttttttttattttatcattgaTGTTATTAATCATGTTATACAATATTGTCCTTAATTACTTTTAGGCAGGATTCAAGAGTGAACAAACCGTCGgttaaatcaaactaatcgGTAAaccgatttattttaattaaatttggtcAAAGTGTTGGTTAATTCATCTAGTTCAGTTGattggtaaaacatttggcttgattatgattcataatttttaaaaaatttaattaactgaattgataaaagaattatatttttcattttttcatcgGTTTCTGACTAATTCAGTTAGGTcagttttgtatttttaagatATTGATTAACTCGGGTTAAATTGAATACGCTAATAAGGTGTTAACCTAGATGAGATACGGATGCGTTTTCTAATTTCTCAACTTcaatctatatttttaaaaaaaagttaaaatcgaaaatatgtttatttcaattgtaaaaaataaaataatttgataaacttGATTTTAGCTAAGAATATTTATCCTacacaacggatgtgccacattatttttacaacaagctaATAAACATTTGCgatagaaattttttatttattgcttattcttttattattagatATTTACACATACTAACGCCTTATTGATTTGTTACACGAATGACGTGACGCAACGGTTGCGTTGTATACTTATTGTTTAGCTAAATCAATGGAATCTTAACTAAATTAACAGCCCTACTCATAATCATTCTTACATTACGTTGCCTtcatttaattcaaaattgaatTAGAGATTTTATGTAAATTTGTTGCCTTTTGTGATTCTTTGTAATTGTAATACACTAATACTAGCTACAAAACACACATTATGTAGCATTATTTGatgaattttggctaaaaaaAGTCACATGATACTTAATAAATCACATTCGTACCGCTTATAATAATATCTCCATAATTGTACTAATTCATCTGTATTACGAAATCTGTTTTAGATTCTAGGTATCCTGTCTTTCATCAATACTAATTACCTTTGAGATAATTAATTAGGTCCAACATATAGTATATTTTTTCCTTGAACTCTTATCCTAATTTCAGAAATATTCTATTCATATTATCATTTATGGATGCCTTTTAGAACTATCCAATTTCAAAATCGAATCTAAAAAGGATTTAAtttaccaaatatttacaaacaatGTAATCTATTTTGAATTGACTTATGGGTATAAATGATTTTTTGGTTTCAAAATAAGTTAGTTAATGAACAAATAATACAACATGATGGTTAATTGACAAATGAAAATTGCTTTTTGTGTGTGTTAGCCAATACATATACCTTTTATTAGGTTAACAATTTTCGTAAGTTacctattttaaattaattggtTAGGGTTAAGATTATGTTGATGTTGGTTAATAGTCATATGTTACAATCACTGACTAAAGAACTGGCTTGAACCGTAAACCGGTCAGTCATCcagttaaaaaaatacaaacaattgGAAATCTAGTGCAACTAGATTAAATCGGATTAAACTGTCAGTTGAACCAATAGTTGAACTGGTTAAATCGCTGATTTAACTAACTGAACCAAACATAGAGAATAGAAACGTATATATCAATTTGTCAATATCCAACATTTgtcactatttttttatttttattttattttaataaaactaatagAACATCAATTGAACTAGTTAAACTGTAAATTGATGGTCAGGCATAGCCTTAGGCTTAGGTTGCGAAGACCTAGGGCATCAAAATTATGGGCTTTACATAAAGATACTTGAAAAAATGATCCGCATAACAATTATACGCCTGGACATAAACTTTTAGCATTTATAtgcttcttttatttttcaatttacaaACGTACGCTGTTAATGTTTGTCTTTGACCCATCTGACCACGTGTTCTTTCTTTAATTATGTAACAAACATATTCCTATTCTCTTATACATCTTATATTAGCCTTTGAAAAAACTATTAATTGGATTTTGACATTTCCATTTTGATTGGCTACTTTTTGGATTTAATATGTAGAGAGTAACATCAagagaataaaaaaatgatttttcatctcaaacataatttttttctataaaaaatttggacaaattaaaagataaaatttataaattatatttcaaaagCAACAATTTATTagatgtaaataaaaaataaaaaagaaattaccaGTTGCTTTTTGGTTGctcttttttattattgttattattataatacaaatatttaatttttctattaaaaatttatcatattttttttaatattaaaacactTAATTTATCTTTggacatttattttattttgatatgacCACTTGTCATATccattgtaattttatttttttatttttctctattAATATATTATCAAGTCACTcaatattaatgtttttttaattttacaattatcaataatatatcttttttatcttttattatatttaaatatcatctattttattttattaaatatttttttatcaaataaaaaacataactaatatttttaaaatttgtactactca
This window of the Mercurialis annua linkage group LG5, ddMerAnnu1.2, whole genome shotgun sequence genome carries:
- the LOC126682924 gene encoding two-component response regulator 24-like; this encodes MEFEFKKTSNLKMVTTTSCKNGNHEKFQTKMSALVVDDDAINRKIHRKILENLGIENQEVRNGKEAIEIICSGRKFDLILMDRDMPIMNGIEATKQLRGMGIRSTIAGVSTRSSSSEVEEFMEAGLDDFQEKPLTPAKLKNIIDNIKYKASVS